The Devosia sp. MC521 genome has a segment encoding these proteins:
- a CDS encoding glycosyltransferase family 25 protein codes for MKIYYINLDHRSDRREAMERKLAALCLTGTRIQAVTPANIAHDLVISHTNLANVEHVRITELACALSHHRALEAFLATNDTYALILEDDVLLSNAVADLLQTPLSGFDILRLETYLDPQHFFSTKPLQLGAFEAHEIASRCAGTAAYIVNRDAAKAILAERSALSRPYDFVLYFPFRKPGTMFRAMQLVPALAIQEDRFFGTPYQGDVQVGNGKMGMKPRHLAVPHAIAYFWLSDAQINLIKFWRRLWGKTRRAFVEPDALLARQKND; via the coding sequence GTGAAAATCTACTACATTAACCTCGACCACCGTAGCGACCGGCGCGAGGCTATGGAGCGCAAACTTGCCGCTCTTTGCCTAACAGGCACTCGCATCCAAGCGGTTACGCCCGCTAACATCGCGCACGACCTGGTTATCAGCCATACAAATTTAGCCAATGTCGAGCATGTGCGCATCACCGAGCTGGCCTGCGCGCTCAGCCACCATCGCGCGCTGGAAGCGTTTTTGGCGACCAATGACACCTACGCGCTCATCCTCGAAGATGACGTGTTGCTCTCAAACGCAGTCGCCGATCTGCTGCAAACGCCCCTCTCCGGTTTCGACATACTGCGACTTGAAACCTATTTGGACCCGCAGCACTTCTTCAGCACAAAACCGCTCCAATTAGGCGCGTTCGAGGCCCACGAAATCGCCAGTCGCTGTGCAGGGACCGCGGCCTACATCGTCAATCGCGATGCCGCCAAGGCAATTTTGGCAGAGCGATCGGCGCTATCGCGCCCTTATGACTTTGTGTTGTACTTCCCATTCCGTAAACCCGGTACCATGTTTCGTGCCATGCAACTGGTGCCGGCGCTCGCTATCCAAGAAGATCGCTTCTTTGGCACGCCTTATCAAGGCGATGTTCAAGTTGGTAACGGCAAGATGGGCATGAAGCCGCGTCACCTCGCAGTGCCGCACGCGATCGCTTACTTCTGGCTCAGCGATGCGCAGATCAACCTCATTAAATTCTGGCGACGTCTCTGGGGTAAAACACGTCGTGCCTTTGTGGAACCGGATGCGCTTTTGGCGCGCCAAAAGAACGACTAA
- a CDS encoding glycosyltransferase family 25 protein yields MLSYYINLDRRTDRREAMEKRFADLKINATRISAFTLDDITPELDAKYCAPHLFEPMLRVELACTSSHFRAMRAFLASDAPVAAIFEDDAILAPQLSALFEHIDAHGLPCDLLRLETFLDPKSQISVTPVGSLGGYTLHDMQHFTWGAAGYVLTRKAAERYLANHTLHHTIVDRVIWRDLPDTTNLTIRQLVPALVVQEDRLNPTLRVGSDLHGERAHAAQHIHTQKRSLAYELRRFWRYEVKVALPALIHRTLKLSHRTIVPFAGSGVAPKSNKA; encoded by the coding sequence ATGCTGAGCTACTACATTAACCTCGACCGCCGCACCGACCGGCGCGAGGCGATGGAAAAACGTTTTGCTGATCTAAAGATCAACGCAACCCGCATCTCCGCCTTCACGCTTGACGACATCACTCCAGAACTGGACGCAAAATATTGCGCACCCCATCTGTTTGAGCCCATGTTGCGCGTTGAATTGGCCTGCACCTCAAGCCACTTCCGGGCCATGCGCGCCTTTCTCGCGTCCGACGCCCCTGTCGCCGCCATTTTCGAAGACGACGCCATTCTAGCGCCGCAGCTGAGCGCCCTGTTCGAGCATATCGACGCCCATGGCCTACCTTGCGATCTGCTGCGCTTGGAAACCTTCCTCGACCCCAAAAGCCAGATTTCTGTTACGCCAGTTGGCTCCCTCGGCGGATACACTCTGCATGACATGCAGCACTTTACGTGGGGGGCGGCAGGCTATGTCCTCACCCGCAAAGCCGCCGAGCGCTACCTTGCCAACCACACACTGCATCACACCATCGTTGACCGGGTGATTTGGCGCGACCTGCCTGACACCACCAATTTGACCATACGCCAGCTCGTTCCCGCGCTTGTCGTCCAGGAAGATCGTCTCAATCCGACCTTGCGTGTGGGGTCAGACCTCCACGGCGAACGCGCACATGCCGCCCAGCATATTCACACACAAAAGCGCTCGCTCGCTTACGAACTCCGCCGCTTCTGGCGCTATGAGGTCAAAGTCGCCCTTCCAGCCCTTATCCACCGCACGCTCAAACTGTCGCACCGTACAATTGTGCCTTTCGCCGGTTCAGGGGTTGCGCCGAAGAGCAACAAGGCTTAG
- a CDS encoding MmcQ/YjbR family DNA-binding protein yields the protein MTMFQREKFDELLGSWPGVTFVDQWDSHIAKVGGKVFCLLSDGSPRIVVKVSEMSFEMLTGLEGISQAPYFAKRAWVQVFDTAPLSEDDLLAYARQSYTLVAKGLPKKLRLELGITDDVGKVF from the coding sequence ATGACCATGTTTCAGCGCGAAAAATTCGATGAGCTTTTGGGCTCTTGGCCGGGCGTGACTTTTGTCGATCAGTGGGACAGTCACATCGCCAAGGTGGGCGGCAAGGTATTTTGCCTGTTGAGCGATGGCTCGCCGCGGATCGTCGTCAAAGTGAGCGAGATGAGCTTTGAGATGCTGACCGGCCTAGAGGGGATCAGCCAAGCGCCGTATTTCGCCAAACGCGCCTGGGTGCAGGTCTTTGACACAGCGCCGTTGAGCGAAGACGATCTGCTCGCTTATGCGCGCCAATCCTACACGCTGGTCGCCAAAGGGCTGCCCAAGAAGCTACGCTTGGAGCTGGGCATTACCGACGATGTTGGGAAGGTTTTTTAG
- a CDS encoding ABC transporter ATP-binding protein translates to MSALVEIRNLIKTYGEGEAETRVLKGLNMELAEGDLAALLGPSGSGKSTLLTILGTLMQPTSGEHFMLGENLSTAKDAELTEFRNKHIGFVFQFHHLLPDFTALENVVFPAALGAGRETAKDKKRAAELLERVGLGHRMDFRATQLSGGQKQRVAIARALMNQPELILADEPTGNLDRESASQVMELIHEINENEKTTFLISTHDEKIAASCKRQIKVVDGKTVAD, encoded by the coding sequence ATGAGTGCGCTGGTTGAAATTCGCAATCTGATCAAGACCTATGGCGAGGGCGAGGCGGAAACGCGCGTGCTCAAGGGGCTCAATATGGAGCTTGCCGAAGGGGATCTAGCGGCGCTGCTAGGCCCATCGGGTTCGGGCAAGAGCACTCTTCTGACGATTTTGGGCACGCTGATGCAGCCGACGAGCGGCGAGCATTTTATGCTGGGGGAGAACCTCAGTACGGCTAAGGATGCGGAGCTGACCGAGTTTCGCAACAAGCACATCGGTTTTGTCTTTCAGTTCCACCATTTGCTGCCCGATTTCACGGCGCTGGAGAATGTGGTGTTCCCGGCGGCGCTCGGCGCGGGGCGGGAAACGGCCAAGGACAAGAAGCGCGCGGCCGAGCTGCTGGAACGCGTTGGTCTCGGCCATCGCATGGATTTCCGGGCCACCCAGCTTTCTGGCGGGCAGAAGCAGCGCGTGGCGATTGCACGGGCGCTGATGAACCAGCCCGAGCTTATTCTCGCGGACGAACCGACCGGAAATTTGGATCGGGAATCGGCAAGTCAGGTGATGGAGCTGATTCACGAGATCAATGAGAATGAGAAGACCACCTTCCTCATCTCAACGCATGACGAAAAGATCGCTGCCTCGTGCAAACGCCAGATCAAGGTGGTGGACGGCAAAACTGTAGCGGACTGA
- a CDS encoding FtsX-like permease family protein: MVYGFKIAWRYLTSNKTQTGLLIAGVAVGVFVFIFMSALIGGLGSYLVQRTVGNIAHVTLEVPSRDAGLLLPEDAQAQVVQQKATGQRETLRTADAFLPSIEAMPGVRAVSPQIVGNGFVIRGQSRAPVSITGLDADKVSSIADIESALVAGTTLLSNASVLVGRTLANDLGVSVGQVIRLQSDRNVERSLVIGGIFELGVEAIDARAAYVSTATARVLMELPQGVSKVEVKLFDLNQADAYARQLGADTGLKATSWTEGNASLLDGLKAQANSGNLIKGFALVTIVIGVASALLLSTYRRRPEIGIMRAFGASRGFVVAVFVIQGTLIGVLGALIGAGLGYLTLSPFPVPEEATSGGLPIDVRQGAYGLAIALTALGAILASILPARAAAKVDPVSVIGQ; the protein is encoded by the coding sequence ATGGTTTATGGCTTTAAAATCGCCTGGCGCTATCTGACCTCTAACAAAACCCAGACGGGGTTGCTGATCGCCGGTGTGGCGGTTGGCGTCTTCGTGTTCATCTTTATGAGTGCGCTGATCGGTGGGCTCGGGAGCTATCTGGTGCAGCGGACAGTGGGCAATATCGCCCATGTGACGCTGGAAGTGCCAAGCCGCGACGCGGGGCTTCTACTGCCGGAAGACGCGCAAGCCCAGGTCGTGCAGCAAAAGGCGACGGGGCAGCGCGAGACCTTGCGCACCGCTGACGCGTTTTTGCCCTCCATTGAGGCCATGCCGGGTGTGCGCGCGGTGTCGCCGCAGATCGTGGGCAATGGCTTTGTCATTCGGGGGCAATCGCGTGCCCCGGTTTCCATCACCGGTCTGGATGCGGACAAGGTGTCCTCTATCGCCGATATTGAGTCGGCACTGGTGGCGGGGACGACGCTGTTATCCAACGCCAGCGTATTGGTGGGACGGACCCTCGCCAACGACCTCGGGGTGAGTGTCGGGCAGGTGATCCGGCTGCAATCGGACCGCAATGTTGAACGCTCGCTGGTGATCGGCGGGATTTTCGAGCTTGGCGTTGAGGCGATTGATGCGCGGGCGGCTTATGTGAGCACTGCGACGGCGCGGGTGTTGATGGAGCTGCCGCAGGGGGTGAGCAAGGTTGAGGTGAAGCTATTCGATCTCAATCAAGCGGACGCCTATGCCCGCCAATTGGGTGCGGACACTGGACTTAAGGCGACGTCTTGGACGGAGGGCAATGCCAGCTTGCTCGATGGGCTTAAGGCGCAGGCCAATTCGGGCAATCTGATTAAGGGCTTTGCTCTGGTGACGATCGTTATTGGGGTGGCATCGGCGCTGTTGCTCTCGACCTATCGTCGCCGTCCGGAGATCGGGATTATGCGGGCCTTTGGCGCCAGCCGCGGCTTTGTGGTGGCGGTGTTTGTTATTCAGGGCACGCTGATTGGTGTGCTAGGTGCGTTGATCGGGGCTGGGCTGGGGTATTTGACGCTATCGCCCTTCCCTGTTCCGGAAGAGGCCACCTCGGGCGGTCTGCCGATTGACGTGCGGCAGGGGGCCTATGGGCTTGCCATCGCGCTGACGGCGCTGGGGGCGATTTTGGCGTCCATTCTGCCGGCGCGAGCAGCGGCGAAGGTGGACCCTGTTTCGGTGATTGGCCAATGA
- a CDS encoding efflux RND transporter periplasmic adaptor subunit: protein MAKPNSEQKTKRKRPKGMLIFGLVALVGLGAYGAIARPWEPKRVQVALETIAPQDISQVLAVNGRVAAKNSVTVRAAVSAKALTVAADTGDTVEKGQVLVELDKALADAQWQQSRAALDAQKVKESQAKATAERAQALGENASRSTREDAELSLSAAIAETARLQAALEQADAQLKQYTITAPISGVVLSRGVDLGQLVDTQGELFSIADLSDLVVETDVDELYSSRVAEGLKVLLKPVGASVAQHGTVTFAAPTVDASTGGRAIKIGFDEAVDLPVGLTVNANVIVEEVSGALSVPRRAIITEGAQSHVMVANAGVAEARPIEFNDWPAERVIVTSGLNQGDVLILDPAKVEAGTLVAE, encoded by the coding sequence GTGGCCAAGCCCAACTCGGAACAGAAGACGAAGCGGAAGCGTCCTAAAGGGATGCTGATTTTCGGTTTGGTGGCGCTGGTGGGGCTTGGGGCTTATGGAGCCATTGCTCGCCCCTGGGAGCCCAAGCGTGTGCAAGTGGCGCTGGAAACCATCGCGCCGCAGGATATTTCGCAAGTGTTGGCGGTCAACGGGCGCGTCGCGGCAAAAAACTCGGTGACGGTGCGCGCGGCGGTTTCGGCTAAGGCGCTGACTGTGGCGGCGGACACCGGCGATACGGTGGAAAAGGGCCAGGTGCTGGTCGAACTCGATAAGGCACTGGCCGATGCGCAGTGGCAGCAGTCCCGGGCTGCGCTCGATGCGCAAAAGGTGAAAGAAAGCCAAGCCAAGGCGACCGCTGAGCGGGCGCAGGCCTTGGGCGAAAATGCCTCGCGCTCGACGCGCGAAGACGCCGAACTTTCATTGTCGGCAGCAATTGCTGAGACGGCGCGCCTGCAGGCAGCGCTGGAACAGGCCGATGCGCAGCTCAAGCAATATACGATTACTGCGCCGATCTCGGGCGTGGTGCTCAGCCGTGGTGTTGATTTGGGGCAGTTGGTGGATACGCAAGGCGAGCTCTTCAGCATCGCCGATCTCTCCGACCTCGTGGTTGAGACCGATGTCGACGAGCTTTATTCCTCGCGCGTTGCGGAAGGGCTGAAGGTTTTGCTCAAGCCTGTGGGGGCGAGCGTCGCCCAGCATGGCACTGTTACCTTCGCAGCGCCGACTGTGGATGCATCCACCGGTGGTCGGGCGATCAAGATTGGTTTTGATGAGGCGGTGGATCTGCCCGTTGGGCTGACGGTCAATGCCAATGTGATTGTTGAAGAGGTGAGTGGCGCGCTTTCGGTGCCGCGCCGCGCGATTATCACCGAAGGCGCGCAGAGCCATGTGATGGTGGCCAATGCTGGCGTCGCAGAGGCCCGGCCCATTGAGTTCAATGATTGGCCAGCGGAGCGGGTGATTGTCACCAGCGGGCTGAACCAGGGCGATGTGCTGATCCTCGATCCGGCCAAGGTTGAGGCTGGCACATTGGTCGCGGAATAG
- a CDS encoding DUF1178 family protein — protein sequence MIQYSLHCAEGHSYDAWFKSAAAYDEQKARGIVLCAICGGRSVEKAMMAPAVARKDSERVSLSAAHPEAAKVREFLRQYRQKVVNEADYVGDKFAEEARKIHFEEVAPRGIYGEATKDEVAALVDEGVEFLPLPDVGEEN from the coding sequence GTGATCCAGTATTCATTGCATTGTGCCGAAGGGCATAGCTACGACGCTTGGTTTAAGAGCGCAGCGGCTTATGACGAGCAGAAAGCGCGTGGCATTGTGCTGTGCGCGATCTGTGGCGGACGCTCCGTAGAAAAAGCGATGATGGCGCCCGCTGTGGCGCGCAAGGATAGTGAACGTGTGTCGCTGTCCGCTGCTCATCCGGAAGCGGCCAAGGTTCGCGAATTTTTGCGCCAGTACCGCCAGAAGGTGGTCAACGAAGCGGACTATGTTGGCGATAAATTTGCCGAGGAAGCGCGCAAAATCCACTTCGAGGAAGTTGCACCGCGCGGGATTTATGGCGAAGCGACCAAGGATGAGGTCGCAGCGCTGGTCGACGAGGGTGTTGAGTTTCTGCCCCTGCCTGATGTGGGCGAGGAGAACTGA
- a CDS encoding carbon-nitrogen hydrolase family protein — MKIAAIQMCSGLDPQANLAALESMLAEASAAGVRYAQTPEVALLFPENRDQLRSVAANFEGHPQLQRVGELAKQHSMYVHIGSLPIPLEDGRFANRSVLFGPDGQQVKIYDKIHLFDADIAGLNAYRESATYKAGEEAVVAQVDAFTLGFAICYDMRFPKLFNTLANAGAQLMAVPAAFTVPTGQAHWHVLLRARAIETGSYVIAAAQGGHHPNGRATYGHSLIIDPWGKVIAELDHDRPGVLIADIDLAAVGEARQRVPALANARSFAAPALHEG, encoded by the coding sequence ATGAAGATCGCCGCCATTCAAATGTGTTCCGGGCTTGATCCGCAGGCCAATCTGGCCGCGCTGGAGTCCATGTTGGCGGAGGCTTCGGCCGCTGGGGTGCGGTATGCGCAGACCCCGGAGGTTGCATTGTTGTTCCCGGAAAACCGGGATCAGCTGCGCTCGGTGGCGGCGAATTTTGAAGGGCACCCACAGCTCCAGCGCGTCGGGGAACTGGCCAAGCAGCACAGCATGTATGTGCATATTGGTTCGCTCCCGATTCCGCTTGAGGATGGGCGCTTTGCCAATCGCTCGGTGCTGTTTGGGCCCGATGGGCAGCAGGTGAAAATCTACGATAAGATCCACCTGTTCGATGCCGATATTGCCGGGCTCAACGCCTATCGCGAGAGCGCCACCTATAAGGCGGGCGAAGAGGCAGTGGTGGCACAGGTGGATGCGTTCACTCTTGGGTTTGCCATTTGCTACGACATGCGCTTCCCAAAACTGTTCAACACGCTGGCTAATGCCGGAGCGCAGCTCATGGCTGTGCCAGCCGCGTTTACGGTGCCGACAGGGCAGGCGCATTGGCATGTGCTTTTGCGCGCGCGGGCGATTGAAACTGGCTCTTATGTGATTGCGGCGGCGCAAGGCGGGCATCACCCCAATGGTCGTGCCACTTATGGGCATTCGCTGATCATCGATCCTTGGGGGAAAGTTATTGCGGAGTTGGACCATGATCGGCCCGGCGTGTTGATCGCTGATATTGATTTGGCGGCGGTGGGCGAGGCGCGCCAACGTGTGCCGGCCTTGGCCAATGCCCGCAGCTTTGCCGCTCCGGCTTTGCATGAGGGGTAA
- the grxC gene encoding glutaredoxin 3, with protein MAKVEIYTTPTCPYCHAAKALLTEKGVAFEEISVVDPAVRELMMERAHGRRTVPQIFIGETHVGGYDDMSALDRQGGLDPLLAN; from the coding sequence ATGGCTAAGGTCGAAATCTATACGACCCCGACATGCCCCTACTGCCACGCCGCTAAGGCGCTGCTCACTGAAAAGGGCGTTGCCTTTGAGGAAATCAGTGTTGTGGACCCGGCGGTGCGCGAGCTGATGATGGAACGCGCTCATGGTCGTCGCACCGTGCCGCAAATCTTCATCGGCGAAACCCATGTCGGGGGCTATGACGATATGTCGGCGCTTGATCGCCAGGGCGGGCTCGATCCGCTGTTGGCGAACTAA
- a CDS encoding ComF family protein, with product MSLMKRGGSEVKAGALRRVREGLAWAGASVLDQLYPPCCGGCGAPLAEAQGLCGACFAKLRPITAPLCSVMGIPVEAEGGDFLSAEAIADPPPFARARASVHYNEMAGALVAKLKYGDRPELAKLCARLMVGAGREFWSAKPVLVPVPLHASRLRFRRYNQSMMLAQEIARLVGLEVDAFVVRRKRKTAQQVGLSGDRRLRNVQGAFATHPHALERLKGRGVVIVDDVYTTGATVKAVTRALKRAGVEKIDVLSFARVVIGDDNPI from the coding sequence ATGTCTCTTATGAAGAGGGGCGGAAGCGAAGTCAAAGCCGGAGCATTGAGGCGTGTGCGCGAGGGGCTCGCGTGGGCGGGCGCTTCTGTGCTCGACCAGTTGTATCCGCCCTGTTGCGGCGGTTGCGGGGCGCCATTGGCCGAGGCTCAAGGGTTATGTGGGGCGTGTTTTGCAAAGCTGCGCCCGATCACCGCCCCGCTCTGTTCGGTAATGGGCATACCAGTGGAAGCGGAAGGGGGAGACTTTCTGTCCGCTGAGGCGATTGCGGACCCGCCGCCCTTTGCGCGCGCCCGAGCCAGCGTTCACTACAATGAGATGGCGGGGGCGCTGGTCGCCAAGCTCAAATATGGCGACCGGCCGGAGCTGGCGAAGCTGTGCGCGCGGTTGATGGTTGGCGCGGGGAGAGAGTTTTGGAGCGCAAAACCGGTGTTGGTGCCGGTGCCGCTGCATGCCAGCCGCTTGCGGTTTCGGCGCTACAATCAATCCATGATGCTGGCGCAGGAAATTGCGCGCTTGGTGGGGCTAGAAGTTGATGCGTTCGTTGTGAGGCGCAAACGCAAAACCGCGCAGCAAGTTGGGCTCAGTGGCGATCGGCGGCTGAGAAATGTGCAGGGAGCCTTTGCCACGCATCCACATGCTTTGGAGCGGTTGAAAGGGCGCGGGGTGGTGATTGTTGACGATGTTTACACCACAGGCGCGACGGTTAAGGCGGTGACGCGCGCGCTCAAGCGGGCGGGTGTTGAGAAGATTGACGTGCTTAGCTTTGCCCGCGTTGTCATTGGCGACGACAACCCCATATAA
- a CDS encoding SAM-dependent methyltransferase — protein MSAPPRLFDAAQIARNLARRATSENFVRDLVLEDLAERLSAYKRNFSRAIIIAPDASTLPTTLFTADGPVPVTPIEAYSGAEFPDLPEGEQDLIISLLHLHTIDDVPGHLVRLRRRLKPDGLFMAAFLGGDTLTELREAFLSADLTISGGSSPRVAPMAQVRDAGGLLQRAGFALPVADVETHRVRYSSPFALMVEVKALGASNPLLERPKRFATRTLLAEAAQAYANRDADPDGRIRATLEIIWLAGWVPHESQQKPLKPGSAKVSMTQLLGDKA, from the coding sequence ATGTCTGCCCCGCCCCGCCTCTTCGACGCCGCCCAGATCGCCCGTAATTTGGCGCGCCGCGCCACAAGCGAAAACTTCGTCCGCGATCTGGTGCTGGAAGATTTGGCGGAACGCCTCAGTGCCTATAAGCGCAACTTTTCCCGCGCCATCATCATCGCGCCCGACGCCTCGACGCTTCCGACAACCCTCTTCACCGCCGATGGCCCCGTCCCTGTCACGCCCATCGAAGCCTATTCTGGGGCCGAATTTCCCGACCTGCCCGAAGGCGAGCAAGACCTCATCATCTCGCTTCTCCATCTCCACACCATTGATGATGTGCCCGGCCACCTCGTTCGTCTCCGCCGCCGTCTCAAACCCGATGGTCTTTTCATGGCGGCCTTTTTGGGCGGCGATACGCTCACCGAACTGCGCGAAGCTTTTCTCTCTGCCGACCTAACAATTTCGGGTGGCTCCTCGCCGCGCGTTGCTCCGATGGCGCAAGTGCGTGATGCGGGCGGTCTTTTGCAACGCGCCGGCTTTGCCCTGCCCGTTGCCGACGTCGAAACCCATCGCGTCCGCTATTCATCTCCCTTCGCGCTCATGGTCGAAGTGAAAGCCTTGGGCGCATCCAACCCCTTGCTCGAGCGCCCCAAACGCTTTGCCACCCGCACGCTCCTCGCCGAGGCGGCACAAGCCTATGCGAACCGCGACGCCGACCCCGACGGCCGCATCCGCGCCACTTTAGAAATCATCTGGCTGGCCGGCTGGGTCCCCCACGAAAGCCAACAAAAACCCCTAAAACCCGGCAGCGCCAAAGTCTCAATGACCCAGCTTTTGGGTGACAAGGCCTAA
- a CDS encoding CarD family transcriptional regulator, which yields MVAKKQQQRLGFKTGEFVVYPAHGVGVIVSIEEQEVAGLTLELFVISFEQDKLTLRVPTAKIKSVGMRKLAEDEEVKKALDTVTGRARVKRTMWSRRAQEYEAKINSGDLIAISEVVRDLYRSEEQPEQSYSERQLFEQAMDRMSREIGSVRKLTLTEAVQLIEKQLAKSPKRTKADAADADSDEEAAA from the coding sequence ATGGTAGCCAAGAAGCAGCAGCAGCGGCTTGGGTTCAAGACGGGCGAATTTGTCGTCTACCCAGCACATGGCGTCGGCGTGATCGTGTCGATCGAAGAGCAGGAAGTCGCCGGGCTAACCCTTGAGCTGTTCGTTATCAGCTTTGAACAAGACAAGCTGACACTGCGCGTCCCTACAGCAAAGATCAAGTCTGTTGGCATGCGTAAGCTGGCCGAAGACGAAGAAGTGAAGAAGGCGCTCGACACCGTTACCGGTCGCGCTCGCGTCAAGCGCACCATGTGGTCGCGCCGCGCTCAGGAATACGAAGCCAAGATCAACTCGGGCGATCTGATCGCTATTTCGGAAGTTGTTCGTGACCTCTATCGTTCTGAAGAACAGCCAGAGCAGTCCTATTCGGAACGCCAGCTGTTTGAACAGGCAATGGATCGCATGAGCCGTGAAATCGGTTCGGTGCGTAAGCTGACCCTGACCGAAGCTGTGCAGCTGATCGAAAAGCAGCTCGCCAAGAGCCCGAAGCGCACCAAGGCTGATGCCGCGGACGCTGATAGCGACGAAGAAGCTGCCGCGTAA
- the fdxA gene encoding ferredoxin FdxA, whose protein sequence is MTYIVTDNCISCKYTDCVEVCPVDCFYEGENMLVIHPDECIDCGVCEPECPAEAIKPDTEPGLDSWLELNRKYAAAWPNLTERRDPLAEAKERDGEEGKLEKYFSETPGEGD, encoded by the coding sequence ATGACTTACATTGTCACCGACAACTGCATCTCCTGCAAGTACACCGACTGCGTTGAAGTTTGTCCTGTAGACTGCTTCTACGAAGGCGAGAACATGCTGGTCATTCACCCGGACGAGTGCATCGACTGCGGTGTGTGTGAACCAGAATGCCCGGCCGAAGCGATCAAGCCCGATACCGAGCCAGGCCTCGACTCATGGCTTGAACTGAATCGGAAGTATGCAGCCGCTTGGCCTAATTTGACCGAACGTCGCGATCCTTTGGCGGAAGCAAAGGAACGTGATGGCGAAGAAGGTAAGCTCGAAAAGTACTTCTCTGAGACGCCCGGCGAAGGCGACTAA
- a CDS encoding RNA-binding S4 domain-containing protein — protein MGPGEVPLRKERLDRFLFFSRAVKSRTLAQKIIETGAIRVNSEKTDKSDHKVGAGDVLTMALHNRVLVWRIVDPGVRRGPAAEAQGLYEDLSPPPLPKSEKSPYEAAIAERAPGAGRPTKKERRDTDRLRDGFEE, from the coding sequence TTGGGACCGGGCGAGGTTCCGCTCCGCAAGGAGCGGCTCGACCGGTTCCTCTTTTTCTCGCGTGCCGTAAAGTCACGCACTCTGGCGCAAAAGATCATCGAAACCGGCGCCATCCGGGTCAATTCCGAAAAGACCGATAAAAGTGACCATAAGGTCGGCGCAGGCGATGTGCTGACGATGGCGCTGCACAATCGCGTGCTCGTCTGGCGCATTGTTGATCCGGGCGTAAGGCGGGGACCGGCAGCCGAAGCCCAAGGGCTCTATGAGGATCTCTCACCCCCACCTCTGCCGAAATCCGAGAAAAGCCCCTATGAGGCGGCGATTGCCGAGCGGGCACCGGGGGCAGGGCGTCCGACGAAAAAAGAGCGGCGCGACACCGATCGTCTGCGCGATGGGTTCGAGGAATAG